One stretch of Pomacea canaliculata isolate SZHN2017 linkage group LG1, ASM307304v1, whole genome shotgun sequence DNA includes these proteins:
- the LOC112562449 gene encoding nucleolar protein 12-like — protein sequence MLKEGNSQTAATGYCGITHNLLPELTTFNKMAAISKTHGAGKKTKGRNRQKKIVLTFDENARKDYLLGFRKRKNERRKKAKEQNEKKIKEQRQALKQQARDLRKYDKHRVPEVEHLVDTTTHEYDLPDHTVSITDIGAVDLGGQGGLRLGFNSGLTSSETETACRVEDDNKGKSDSKAAEELKKKQKQIKHKLSQIGGQGSSKKRKKFYLKVKGKKGNKR from the exons GGCTACTGCGGTATCACTCACAATCTACTTCCGGAGTTAACTACCTTTAACAAGATGGCTGCCATCTCAAAAACACATGGagctggaaagaaaacaaaaggacgCAATCggcaaaaaaaaattgttttaactttCGACGAAAACGCAAGGAA AGATTACCTTCTGGGGTTcagaaaaaggaagaatgaaaggcgcaagaaagcaaaagagcagaatgaaaaaaaaataaaagagcaaaGACAGGCATTGAAACAGCAA GCTCGGGATCTGCGAAAATATGATAAACACAGAGTTCCAGAAGTAGAACACTTGGTTGATACTACTACTCACGAATATGACCTGCCAGACCATACAGTCTCCATCACTGACATAGGTGCTGTTGATCTTGGTGGCCAGGGAGGTTTGCGGCTGGGTTTCAATTCTGGTCTTACTTCCAGTGAGACT GAAACTGCCTGTAGGGTTGAAGATgataacaaaggaaagagtgatAGCAAAGCAGCAGAAGagttgaaaaagaaacagaaacaaataaagcacAA ATTGTCACAGATAGGTGGTCAAGGCTCCagcaagaagagaaagaaattttatttaaaagttaaaggCAAGAAGGGAAATAAAAGATAG